The window CGCGACCGCGTTCGTACACCGAAACGACCTCTTCGTCTTCGCCGCCGAGACCACGTGGGCAGACTCCGACCTCCCCGGCGTCGCCGAAGCCAATCTCCACTGGCTCAAGCAGTTCTACGACGACATCTTCCCGGACAAGTCACCCGAACAGGCGTACCAAAACTTTCCCGACCCGACACTGAAGAACTGGCGGCAGGCCTACTACGGCACGAACTACCCTCGCCTGGTCCGCGTGAAGCGGAAGTATGACCCAACCGGCTTCTTCCACTATCCGCAAGCGGTCGGCACGCATTGAGCCGAAATGGCTAGGTTTCCTATCGGATGGGGTTTTGACTTCCTCCCCGGGCTGAAGCCTGGGGATTCCCCTAGGGGGTTCGACCGGTCGCCCGGCTTACGGGTTCCTGCTTCACGGACCGGCTGGTGCCAAGGTCTCCACACGCTGAGACCGAACGTCCTGCGGCCTTGATGTTCTTCGCGGCGTTCACGTCGGCATGGTCGCGGTATCCGCAGCCTGCGGCTTTGCACCGGAAGCTTGGCTCTCACGGTTTCCTTCCGCAACAAAGCCGCGGGCGGAGCACCGCTGCGACGTGTACGCGGGGTTGACTTTCACCACGCGCGTGCCCGTGTACCGGGCGGCGTTGGCCAGGGCGAGTTCGAGGCGGTGCCACCCCTTGTCCAGGATGGCCCGGTTGAGCCCGGCCTTGTGACGGACGTTCCGGCCGGGCTCGGCCACGGTGCCGGACGCGCCGGCGGACATGTTCTTGATCCGCAGGTCTTCGAGGACCACCAGGGCGTTCTTCGCGACGATCCGGGCATTCCCATGCATGCAGAAGTCCCCACGCCTCGCCGACTCCACCGACCAACAGGTCGAGCTCGGCCGCGAAGAAAGCCGAGGTGGACTCGAGGATCACGTTGGCCCGGCGCAGCTCGGCGTTCTCGGCCCGCAGCCGCTTGATCTCCGCGGCCTCCTCCGAGGTCACCCCGGGACGCTGGCCGGCGTCGACTTCAGCCTTGCGGACCCACGTCCGCACCGTCTCGGCGGAACCGATGCCCAGCCTCACGGCAACCGCCTTCATCGCGCCCCACTCCGTTGGGCAGTTGGGGCGGACCTCCGCGACCATGCGCACCGCACGCTCACGAAGCTCGGCAGGGTAAGGGGACGGACGGGCCATGACTCGATCCTCTCAGGGAATCGAGCCTCCATCAGACCCGGAGCGCTTCACTTACCAGGGCCGTCCAGACCCGCCCTGGACCGACTCCCGCTCGCTGTGCTCCGCGCGCCGCCGGTGATCGAGCTCGTCGTAGCGGGCACGCATTGCCCCGCTGGCGGCCGGGCCGGCAGTGAACACATACGAGTCGCTGTCGTCCAGGCGCTTGCCGGTGCGCGCGTCGACCACGACCGGTTCGGCCTCCTCGCCGGTGGCGGCGTCGACCAGGATCATGGCGCGGTCCTGCGGAGCGAGTTCCTGGTTGCCCCACGCGGCGAGGGCGACGATCACTGGTCGCAGCGACCGGCCGCGCTCGGTCAGTACGTACTCGTGGCGCACCGGGTTGGTCTGATACGGCTGCCGCTCCAGCAGACCGTCGGCCACCAGGGCCTTCAGCCGGGTGGTGAGCATGCTGGTCGAGATGCCCAGGCTCTGCTGGAACTGGTCGAAGCGCGCATAGCCGTCGAAGGCGTCATGCATGATCAGCAGCGTCCACCACTCGCCGACGTGCTGCACCGTCGTCGACAGCGGACACTCCCGGTCTTCCAGTCGAATCCGGCTCGCCATGACACCTCCCAAGTCACTTCGATTATAGAAGCCAGCGGCCGACACCTTAGCAGCCGCGATGCGGTCGGCGCGAAATGCCACCCCGATCGTTACTGCTAGATTGAAAGTGAGTCGCTTTCGTTTTGGAAGCCACTCGGGCGTCCAGGCCTACAGGGTCGGCTGCCCGTCACTCTGCGATTGGAGAAGCCAATGCCTGAAACACTCGGACTCATCGGCAGTGGAGCGATCGGCTCGACCGTGGCCCGGCTGGCCGTCACCGCGGGAATCGATGTCGTCCTGAGCAACTCGCGCGGGCCCGAGAGCCTCGCCGACCTCGTGGCGGAGCTGGGCCCGCGGGCCGGCGCCGCCACCCCCGAGCAGGCCG of the Streptomyces sp. NBC_01788 genome contains:
- a CDS encoding winged helix-turn-helix transcriptional regulator; this translates as MASRIRLEDRECPLSTTVQHVGEWWTLLIMHDAFDGYARFDQFQQSLGISTSMLTTRLKALVADGLLERQPYQTNPVRHEYVLTERGRSLRPVIVALAAWGNQELAPQDRAMILVDAATGEEAEPVVVDARTGKRLDDSDSYVFTAGPAASGAMRARYDELDHRRRAEHSERESVQGGSGRPW
- a CDS encoding zinc ribbon domain-containing protein; protein product: MHGNARIVAKNALVVLEDLRIKNMSAGASGTVAEPGRNVRHKAGLNRAILDKGWHRLELALANAARYTGTRVVKVNPAYTSQRCSARGFVAEGNRESQASGAKPQAADTATMPT